Proteins from a genomic interval of Criblamydia sequanensis CRIB-18:
- a CDS encoding adenosine kinase codes for MKPVVVGIGACIMDYLLHVNEKDLLRFSGGSKGGMELVSFEEFSSLIIDLGPPKAISSGGSAANMLKGLAKLGLDSLFFGCIGRDPIGSFFQRDMGKHKVETHLSESAAPTSTSACLVTEDGERTMRTFIGASQYLSTKDISFSSLERASWIHLEGYLMANPSLFEKIFSFAKANKIPISLDLSSFEIVNAFRSNIEENLQDLSLLVANAKEAQSLTGLDPENACKKLHKSVGKVILLNGKNGCYVAENGKIHKEDAVKTNVVDSTGAGDFFLSGYLYALFKGASLENRAKAGNFLASQVLNYYGADIEEAKWPDTITRINTLIS; via the coding sequence ATGAAGCCTGTAGTCGTTGGTATTGGCGCCTGCATTATGGATTATCTACTCCATGTCAACGAAAAGGATTTGCTTCGATTTAGCGGCGGCTCTAAAGGCGGAATGGAACTTGTTTCATTTGAAGAGTTTTCTTCTCTGATCATAGATTTAGGGCCGCCAAAAGCGATTTCAAGCGGCGGAAGCGCTGCCAATATGCTTAAAGGACTTGCAAAACTAGGTCTCGACAGCCTTTTTTTTGGCTGCATAGGACGCGACCCCATCGGTTCATTTTTTCAAAGGGATATGGGAAAGCATAAAGTTGAAACCCATCTTTCAGAATCCGCTGCCCCGACATCCACTTCAGCATGCCTTGTTACTGAAGACGGGGAAAGAACAATGCGCACCTTTATTGGCGCAAGCCAATACCTTTCTACAAAAGACATTTCTTTTTCTTCTCTAGAAAGGGCGAGCTGGATTCATCTGGAAGGATATTTAATGGCAAACCCCTCTCTTTTCGAGAAAATTTTTTCATTTGCCAAAGCTAACAAAATCCCAATTTCTTTAGATCTTTCAAGCTTTGAAATTGTTAATGCTTTTCGATCCAATATCGAAGAAAATCTTCAAGACCTTTCACTTTTAGTAGCCAACGCAAAAGAAGCTCAAAGCTTAACCGGCCTTGATCCTGAAAATGCCTGTAAAAAACTTCATAAATCAGTCGGTAAAGTGATTCTTCTTAACGGAAAAAATGGCTGTTACGTTGCTGAAAACGGTAAAATTCATAAGGAAGACGCTGTAAAAACAAACGTTGTCGATTCAACCGGCGCAGGTGATTTTTTCCTAAGCGGCTACTTATACGCCCTATTTAAAGGAGCAAGCCTTGAAAATAGGGCAAAAGCCGGCAATTTTTTGGCAAGCCAGGTCTTAAATTATTACGGGGCCGATATCGAAGAAGCAAAATGGCCTGATACTATAACCCGCATCAACACTCTCATAAGCTAA
- the rpsF gene encoding 30S ribosomal protein S6, with translation MSEQKQNLYEGMYIISAKLSDDARNKAFEKIKQGITSKGGEIQKVHDQGRKRLAYEVNGHREGYYYLVYFNAPTSSISDLWKEYHISEDLVRFITLQAEQVLDKIEFKSLAEEN, from the coding sequence ATGAGTGAACAGAAACAAAACCTTTATGAAGGGATGTACATCATTAGCGCGAAGCTAAGCGATGACGCTCGAAACAAAGCATTCGAAAAAATCAAGCAAGGGATCACATCGAAAGGTGGGGAGATCCAAAAGGTGCACGACCAAGGTAGAAAGCGTCTTGCCTATGAAGTTAATGGTCATAGGGAAGGTTATTACTACTTAGTGTATTTTAATGCGCCTACTTCCAGTATTTCAGATCTTTGGAAAGAATACCATATTAGTGAAGATTTAGTACGATTTATCACGCTTCAAGCGGAGCAAGTCTTAGACAAAATCGAATTCAAATCCTTAGCTGAAGAAAATTAA
- the pth gene encoding aminoacyl-tRNA hydrolase gives MNKAGFQVFIGLGNPGVQYRDTRHNIGERVLKFFASEMGWQFKYEKEFVAEVAVGNYQGNKIYLLFPHTYMNESGQSVRRFLDYFKIPKEGLVCIQDDVSLPFGALRIRKAGGSGGHNGLGSIEAHLGTQDYVRLKVGVGAQEKGRNLADHVLGRFTAEESQETPALLKKGSEVLKRLLSEDIQKVMNDVNKIIKQSNKDLPCEGQENCQ, from the coding sequence TTGAATAAAGCTGGTTTCCAAGTCTTTATTGGCCTCGGAAATCCGGGCGTTCAGTATAGAGACACAAGACATAACATAGGTGAACGGGTGCTCAAGTTCTTCGCAAGCGAGATGGGGTGGCAGTTTAAATATGAGAAAGAATTTGTGGCAGAAGTGGCCGTTGGAAATTATCAAGGAAATAAGATTTATCTCCTTTTTCCCCATACTTATATGAATGAAAGCGGACAGAGTGTCCGCCGCTTTTTGGACTATTTCAAAATTCCGAAAGAGGGGCTTGTCTGTATTCAAGATGATGTCAGTTTGCCTTTCGGAGCCCTTAGGATAAGAAAAGCAGGCGGCTCCGGTGGCCATAACGGCCTCGGCAGCATTGAAGCTCATTTGGGCACACAAGATTACGTAAGGCTTAAAGTTGGCGTTGGCGCGCAAGAAAAAGGTAGAAATCTTGCAGACCATGTCTTGGGCCGGTTTACTGCGGAAGAAAGTCAAGAAACCCCGGCTCTTTTGAAAAAAGGGAGCGAGGTACTGAAAAGGCTTCTTTCGGAGGATATCCAAAAAGTTATGAATGACGTGAATAAAATTATCAAACAGTCGAACAAAGACCTTCCTTGCGAAGGCCAGGAGAACTGTCAATGA
- the rpsR gene encoding 30S ribosomal protein S18, which yields MNPRRMKGSDSRSKKKKRCPFSAAGIKHIDYKDIDTLSKFITERGKILPRRITGVSAHYQRQLARAVKRARHMALLPFVAEM from the coding sequence ATGAACCCGAGAAGAATGAAGGGATCTGATTCTAGATCTAAAAAGAAAAAACGCTGCCCCTTTTCAGCAGCCGGCATTAAGCATATCGATTATAAAGACATCGATACGCTCTCAAAATTTATCACGGAGCGAGGAAAAATCCTTCCTAGAAGAATTACAGGGGTTTCAGCCCATTATCAAAGACAACTCGCAAGAGCTGTTAAACGTGCTCGACATATGGCTCTCTTGCCTTTTGTCGCTGAAATGTAA
- the rfaD gene encoding ADP-glyceromanno-heptose 6-epimerase, with protein sequence MKIYDDQLIVVTGGAGFIGSSVIRVLNDQGLKNIIVVDELKRSDKWKNLVGKQFLDIVEKNEFFSWLVGKESEIEAFIHLGACSNTLEDNASYLLENNTKFSQKLADYALTNGQRFIYASSAATYGDGSQGFSVNEKELIKLKPLNMYGYSKHLFDLWLQNAGVLDKVAGLKYFNIFGPNEWHKGRMASVVLQMLPLAKKEGVIRLFKSSEKEKYPDGGQIRDFLYVKDAARMTVQFLENDAGGIFNIGSGKKTTWNELAESIFSALNIKGHIEYIPMPEDLIGKYQNFTLADMSRTKEALSTYEEPMSIEKSVKDYIQNYLLPCKTW encoded by the coding sequence ATGAAAATTTATGATGACCAGCTAATTGTTGTGACAGGGGGAGCAGGTTTTATCGGCTCTTCTGTTATTCGCGTTCTTAACGACCAGGGTTTGAAAAATATCATCGTCGTCGATGAGTTAAAGCGAAGTGATAAATGGAAAAATTTAGTCGGAAAGCAGTTTCTTGATATCGTCGAAAAAAACGAATTCTTTAGCTGGCTTGTCGGTAAAGAGAGTGAAATAGAAGCCTTTATCCACCTTGGCGCTTGTTCTAACACCCTTGAAGATAATGCGAGCTATCTTCTTGAAAACAATACTAAATTCTCCCAAAAACTTGCCGATTATGCATTGACAAACGGCCAAAGGTTTATTTACGCCTCGTCAGCTGCAACTTATGGCGATGGCTCCCAAGGTTTTAGTGTCAACGAGAAAGAACTTATCAAATTAAAGCCCCTAAATATGTATGGCTATTCCAAGCATCTTTTTGATCTCTGGCTTCAAAATGCAGGGGTTTTGGATAAAGTAGCCGGCCTTAAATATTTCAATATATTCGGGCCAAATGAATGGCATAAAGGCCGCATGGCCTCTGTTGTTTTACAAATGCTTCCTCTTGCTAAAAAAGAAGGGGTGATTCGATTATTTAAATCCTCGGAAAAAGAAAAATACCCGGATGGTGGCCAAATCCGTGATTTTCTTTATGTTAAAGATGCCGCCCGAATGACAGTGCAATTTTTAGAAAATGATGCAGGCGGAATTTTTAATATTGGCAGTGGGAAAAAAACAACCTGGAATGAGCTTGCGGAAAGTATTTTTTCAGCCTTAAATATAAAAGGCCATATTGAATACATTCCGATGCCGGAAGATCTTATCGGTAAATATCAAAACTTTACACTCGCAGATATGAGCCGAACAAAAGAGGCGCTTTCCACGTATGAAGAGCCAATGTCTATAGAAAAAAGCGTAAAAGATTATATTCAAAACTATTTACTCCCTTGTAAAACATGGTAA
- a CDS encoding bifunctional heptose 7-phosphate kinase/heptose 1-phosphate adenyltransferase has protein sequence MVKLTGSLANLKPSKILVAGDLMLDSYIFGKASRISPEAPVPILKVSSEKQLPGGAGNVLLNLSSLGFQPIALGRVGYDKAGDELKEILQKEGVDVRGVISDRRSETSIKQRIIADNQQMIRLDREEINSLSIEAEMQAIRLLPELLEGVSAIALSDYGKGFLTDTLIKEIVTQAALRNIIIIADPKGRDFQKYSGVSILKPNKLEAYQGASLDLNEPLDKVAEFIFEKIALEWLVVTRSEEGISAFSRKGERIDFPVISKQIKDVTGAGDTVLAMMTASLGSGLTLKEAISLSNVAAGLAIETIGCAKISLGQMAFRLTEFDSQSKIYEEEHLFALKAALLERPFQLLALEGNENFSTELFSSLQELTQVHKMLVIYIKNENPCRKLLTLLASLQEVTFIVIKKRTLHHVVSHVKPAFVFDLNKGALNPLALQDLLYL, from the coding sequence ATGGTAAAATTAACCGGATCTTTGGCAAATCTTAAGCCTTCAAAAATTCTCGTGGCAGGGGATTTGATGTTGGATAGCTATATTTTTGGAAAAGCTTCGAGAATATCTCCTGAAGCTCCGGTTCCCATCTTAAAAGTTTCAAGTGAAAAGCAGCTTCCTGGAGGCGCCGGCAACGTGCTTTTGAATTTATCTTCCCTTGGGTTTCAGCCTATAGCTCTTGGACGGGTAGGTTATGATAAAGCGGGAGATGAGCTAAAAGAGATCCTTCAAAAAGAAGGCGTCGATGTTAGGGGAGTCATCTCTGATAGACGATCGGAGACTTCTATAAAACAGCGAATCATAGCTGACAATCAGCAAATGATAAGGCTTGATCGCGAAGAAATAAATAGCCTCTCAATAGAGGCTGAAATGCAAGCGATCCGTTTATTGCCGGAGCTTTTAGAGGGTGTGTCAGCGATCGCCCTCTCTGATTACGGCAAAGGTTTTTTAACCGATACTTTGATAAAAGAAATTGTAACCCAAGCCGCTTTACGAAATATTATTATCATTGCCGATCCGAAAGGACGTGATTTTCAAAAATATTCGGGAGTTTCAATTTTAAAACCTAATAAACTTGAAGCTTATCAGGGAGCCTCGCTTGATTTAAATGAACCCTTGGACAAGGTGGCTGAGTTTATTTTTGAGAAAATTGCGCTAGAATGGCTTGTTGTGACACGCTCAGAAGAAGGGATCTCGGCTTTTTCAAGAAAAGGGGAGCGCATCGATTTTCCTGTAATTTCAAAACAGATAAAAGATGTGACGGGAGCCGGTGATACGGTGCTTGCCATGATGACTGCCTCTCTTGGAAGCGGCTTAACTTTAAAGGAGGCCATTTCTCTATCAAATGTGGCGGCCGGGCTTGCTATAGAAACGATTGGATGCGCTAAAATTTCACTTGGACAGATGGCTTTTCGGCTAACAGAGTTTGATTCCCAAAGTAAAATTTATGAGGAAGAGCATCTTTTTGCTTTAAAGGCGGCACTTCTTGAAAGACCTTTTCAACTGCTTGCTTTAGAAGGAAATGAAAATTTTTCTACCGAGTTATTTTCAAGCCTGCAAGAGCTTACCCAAGTCCATAAAATGCTTGTCATCTACATCAAAAATGAAAATCCCTGCCGCAAGTTATTGACGCTTTTAGCTTCCCTGCAAGAAGTCACTTTTATTGTGATAAAAAAACGCACTCTCCATCATGTGGTTTCCCATGTAAAGCCGGCTTTTGTTTTTGATTTAAATAAAGGCGCCTTAAACCCTCTCGCTCTGCAAGACTTGCTGTACTTGTAA
- a CDS encoding ribose-phosphate diphosphokinase, which produces MPDMLGSSFLLFAGTSHPELSAEVAKNLDLKLGKVNIQRFPDEEIDLQVLESVRGRDAFVLQTIALDPNNYLMELLILIDALKRASVNSVNVVIPYFGYCRQDRKAKPRCPITAKLVANLLEKAGATRVLTIDLHAAQVEGFFDIPVDNIHARSVLADVVQSNVDKDLIVVAPDAGSVKLARDYANILQTDFAVVDKIRINSDEVEVVTIIGDVKGKNVLLADDICSTASTIVSAAKACREKGAKRILAAVTHGLFVGDAVEKIEKSPIDLFFVSNTIPKTEKVKNATKIRYVSIASFLSKAIRFVFSKESVSSLTN; this is translated from the coding sequence ATGCCTGATATGCTTGGATCAAGTTTTTTGTTGTTTGCCGGGACATCTCACCCAGAGCTTTCGGCGGAAGTAGCAAAAAATTTAGATTTGAAATTAGGCAAGGTCAATATACAACGTTTTCCAGATGAAGAAATAGATCTTCAGGTATTGGAAAGTGTTAGAGGTCGTGATGCCTTTGTTTTACAGACTATCGCCCTAGATCCCAACAACTACTTAATGGAGTTGTTGATCTTGATAGACGCTCTAAAGCGTGCCTCTGTCAACTCGGTTAATGTGGTTATTCCCTATTTTGGGTATTGCCGGCAAGACCGAAAAGCTAAGCCCCGGTGTCCCATCACCGCTAAGCTTGTAGCCAATTTGCTTGAAAAAGCAGGGGCTACAAGGGTTTTAACAATTGACCTTCATGCTGCACAGGTAGAAGGTTTTTTTGATATACCCGTTGACAACATTCACGCAAGATCTGTTTTAGCGGATGTCGTCCAAAGCAATGTCGATAAAGATTTAATTGTTGTAGCCCCGGATGCCGGCAGTGTTAAACTGGCAAGGGACTATGCAAATATTCTTCAGACAGACTTTGCAGTGGTCGATAAAATACGGATAAACTCAGATGAAGTAGAGGTCGTCACGATCATTGGGGATGTTAAAGGAAAAAACGTTCTTCTCGCTGACGATATTTGCTCAACAGCAAGTACTATAGTGTCAGCAGCGAAAGCATGCCGAGAGAAGGGGGCGAAGCGCATATTAGCAGCCGTGACACACGGTTTGTTTGTTGGAGATGCTGTTGAAAAGATTGAAAAGAGTCCTATAGACCTATTTTTTGTTAGCAACACCATCCCAAAGACTGAAAAAGTTAAAAATGCGACTAAAATACGCTATGTTTCGATAGCGTCCTTTCTCTCTAAAGCCATCCGGTTTGTGTTTTCCAAAGAATCCGTTTCTTCTTTGACAAATTAA
- the ispE gene encoding 4-(cytidine 5'-diphospho)-2-C-methyl-D-erythritol kinase, which produces MADLTLLSPAKINLFLKIVSKRSDGYHNLYSLFKTVSLFDRLTINLSKKDRITTTNSEIPCDSSNLALRAAHLFAKNYGKPIPLDIHIEKNIPVEAGLGGGSSNAATVLFGLNELLMRPFSNDQLKEMGSHLGSDVAFFFSKGCALCKEKGDVFQDFDLVDSTEITLVKPHYGLKTPDVYKAFQLQESTSPSLPEIENELNLQKIPFFNDLEKPAFFLKPEMRILKEKIEQSGFKAVLMSGSGSSFICLGEGLLLDSDLWRAKCRFISRSENGWY; this is translated from the coding sequence ATGGCTGATCTAACGCTTCTCTCACCGGCTAAAATCAATCTTTTCTTAAAGATTGTTTCCAAAAGAAGCGATGGCTATCACAACCTTTATTCTCTTTTTAAAACCGTTTCTTTATTTGACCGCCTCACGATCAACCTATCAAAGAAAGATCGAATCACAACAACCAATAGTGAAATTCCGTGCGATAGCAGTAACTTGGCCCTAAGGGCGGCACATCTTTTCGCCAAAAATTATGGCAAGCCCATCCCTCTGGATATCCACATTGAAAAAAACATTCCGGTGGAGGCAGGTCTTGGCGGAGGAAGCAGCAATGCGGCAACAGTTCTTTTTGGTTTAAACGAGCTTTTAATGCGTCCTTTTTCAAACGATCAACTCAAGGAAATGGGTTCTCATCTTGGATCTGATGTCGCCTTCTTTTTTTCTAAAGGGTGTGCTCTTTGCAAAGAAAAAGGAGATGTGTTTCAAGATTTTGATCTAGTTGATTCAACTGAGATCACTCTTGTAAAACCTCACTATGGATTAAAAACCCCTGACGTTTATAAAGCTTTTCAACTTCAAGAATCGACCTCTCCTTCCTTGCCAGAAATTGAAAACGAGCTAAATTTACAGAAAATCCCTTTTTTTAATGATCTGGAAAAACCAGCCTTTTTTTTAAAACCGGAAATGCGAATTCTCAAAGAAAAAATTGAACAAAGCGGGTTTAAAGCAGTTCTTATGAGCGGTTCCGGCTCAAGTTTTATCTGTCTTGGAGAAGGCTTACTTTTAGATAGCGACCTTTGGAGAGCCAAATGCCGGTTCATTTCCCGAAGTGAAAATGGATGGTATTAA
- the pgsA gene encoding CDP-diacylglycerol--glycerol-3-phosphate 3-phosphatidyltransferase: MTLANYLTLLRVILSPLFLIIYLWHDSFNLNLASLPYALLLVVAVLEFSDFLDGYLARKYGEVTDLGKILDPMADSVSRFAVFLAFTQEPVSLPVIYVFALAWRDSIVSTLRTICALKGFALAARLSGKAKALIQAISAILIIFLLIPYGRGEISKETLQYASTWIAGIAVTYTLFSLFDYMIANKEYISKMLTIKGK, from the coding sequence GTGACTTTAGCAAACTATTTAACTTTGTTGCGGGTAATTTTAAGCCCCTTATTTCTAATAATTTATCTATGGCACGATAGTTTTAACCTAAACTTGGCAAGCCTCCCTTACGCTCTTCTTTTGGTGGTCGCAGTTTTGGAATTTTCAGATTTTTTAGACGGGTATTTAGCAAGAAAGTATGGAGAAGTCACTGATCTTGGTAAAATTTTGGACCCGATGGCTGACAGTGTTTCGCGCTTTGCCGTATTTCTTGCCTTTACTCAAGAACCCGTTTCTCTTCCTGTGATATATGTCTTTGCCCTTGCCTGGCGGGATTCTATCGTGAGCACGCTTAGGACTATTTGCGCACTTAAAGGGTTTGCGTTGGCTGCAAGACTGAGCGGAAAAGCCAAAGCCCTCATTCAAGCAATAAGCGCTATTTTGATCATTTTCCTTCTTATACCCTACGGCAGAGGTGAAATTTCAAAAGAAACCCTCCAATACGCAAGCACATGGATTGCCGGTATTGCGGTAACCTATACCCTCTTTTCTTTATTTGATTATATGATAGCCAATAAAGAATATATTTCGAAAATGTTGACCATCAAGGGAAAATAA
- a CDS encoding 50S ribosomal protein L25/general stress protein Ctc, with protein sequence MKLSVSARSLEKKRETKRIRRDGKIPAVLYSGGKEGSAIAVDANQFQAHLRQLKKGHLPTSKFALVDENGKTREAIIKDIQYHPTTYSVVHLDFEELHSDARVNVKVPIECTGVADCPGIKLGGVLRQVIRYLKINCFPKDIPSSFQVDISSLGIKESMRLKDIKIAESIRPLVDLNEVAVAIVKR encoded by the coding sequence ATGAAACTATCTGTTTCAGCTCGTTCTTTAGAGAAAAAAAGAGAAACCAAAAGAATTAGACGCGATGGTAAGATCCCGGCCGTTTTATATTCTGGTGGAAAAGAAGGTTCAGCGATTGCAGTTGATGCAAACCAATTTCAAGCGCATTTACGCCAGCTCAAAAAAGGTCATTTGCCAACAAGCAAATTTGCCCTTGTGGATGAGAATGGCAAGACGCGTGAAGCTATCATCAAAGACATTCAGTATCACCCGACAACTTATAGCGTTGTCCACCTTGATTTCGAGGAATTACATTCAGATGCACGAGTTAATGTAAAAGTGCCTATCGAGTGTACCGGGGTTGCAGATTGTCCGGGAATTAAATTAGGCGGCGTTCTTAGACAAGTTATCCGCTACTTAAAGATCAATTGCTTTCCTAAGGACATTCCTTCGAGCTTCCAGGTAGATATTTCTTCTCTTGGAATCAAAGAATCCATGCGCCTAAAAGATATCAAAATAGCAGAAAGCATCAGACCGCTTGTCGACTTAAATGAAGTGGCGGTAGCTATTGTAAAACGATAG
- the rplI gene encoding 50S ribosomal protein L9 has translation MATKLLLIEDVEDLGRSGDIVSVKEGYARNFLLPRGVAVMADKNAIRRQAALKEARLLKAIEDKKEAEVLAKRFDGLNITAIVKVDPEGHMYGSVTAAEIVKLIEDEHKIALEKRYVQLKHPIKELGVHRIDLKLKEGVPATITLKIAPENFEETEAVEQAKSDTE, from the coding sequence ATGGCAACAAAATTGCTCTTAATTGAAGATGTTGAAGATCTCGGCAGAAGCGGCGATATCGTTTCTGTTAAAGAAGGCTATGCGAGAAACTTTCTTTTGCCAAGAGGCGTTGCAGTGATGGCGGATAAAAACGCAATCCGACGCCAAGCGGCTTTAAAAGAAGCAAGACTTCTTAAAGCAATCGAAGACAAAAAAGAAGCTGAAGTCTTGGCAAAACGTTTTGATGGCTTAAACATCACAGCGATTGTTAAGGTGGATCCTGAAGGCCACATGTATGGTTCTGTAACGGCTGCTGAAATTGTTAAATTGATTGAAGATGAACATAAAATTGCTCTTGAGAAGCGTTATGTCCAACTTAAGCATCCTATTAAAGAACTTGGCGTCCACCGCATCGACCTTAAGTTGAAAGAAGGGGTTCCTGCTACAATTACTTTAAAAATTGCGCCGGAAAACTTTGAAGAAACTGAAGCTGTCGAGCAGGCAAAGTCAGACACCGAATAA
- a CDS encoding thioredoxin family protein, translated as MTKLFSLCLLSLMLFCALIPSKGSAANWVSYDSAISQASRENKPIALFFTGSDWCVWCQRLEKESLETQAFDSALQNKILFVKIDFPRRTQLDPGTTSRNEELQRKYRINGFPTIVLIDANGSQIGVTGYRPGGGKAFAEHLLKMTDDFGSYKTKMKQMENNATPLSGGELKQLYRKAREFNKVDDQVKIVQKGLISDRSDYFGIERYRFLGQEGQIHDKEATSLKKKLLESDPSNQKLTHFQIACIEFDAYSDEMEKENYSPEIALEPLKTYLEKFRGQDKDNEWRIEMIISQVYNDKGYNDKAIGHCQNALNCAPLEHQKDIEKALAELKKS; from the coding sequence ATGACAAAATTGTTTTCATTATGTTTATTAAGCTTAATGCTTTTTTGCGCTCTTATCCCCTCCAAAGGATCAGCCGCAAATTGGGTCTCTTATGACAGTGCCATCTCTCAGGCAAGCCGCGAAAATAAACCTATCGCTCTTTTCTTTACGGGAAGCGACTGGTGTGTTTGGTGCCAAAGACTTGAAAAAGAATCTTTGGAAACACAAGCTTTCGATTCGGCTCTTCAAAACAAAATTTTATTTGTAAAAATAGATTTTCCAAGAAGGACGCAGTTGGATCCGGGAACTACTTCTAGAAATGAAGAGTTGCAAAGAAAATATCGCATCAATGGCTTTCCCACAATTGTCTTAATCGATGCCAATGGAAGCCAAATAGGCGTGACGGGCTATAGACCCGGCGGTGGAAAGGCTTTTGCTGAACATTTGTTAAAAATGACAGATGATTTTGGCTCTTATAAAACCAAAATGAAGCAAATGGAAAATAATGCTACACCTCTTTCGGGAGGTGAGCTTAAACAATTATATAGAAAGGCACGTGAATTTAACAAAGTCGATGATCAAGTAAAAATTGTTCAAAAAGGGCTTATCTCAGACCGATCAGATTATTTTGGAATAGAGCGGTATCGATTCTTGGGTCAGGAAGGTCAAATTCACGATAAGGAAGCCACTTCCTTAAAAAAGAAACTTCTCGAGAGCGATCCTAGCAATCAGAAACTAACCCATTTTCAAATTGCCTGCATTGAATTTGACGCTTATTCAGATGAAATGGAAAAAGAAAACTATTCTCCTGAGATAGCTTTGGAGCCGCTAAAAACCTATCTTGAAAAATTCAGAGGGCAAGACAAGGACAATGAGTGGCGTATAGAAATGATTATTTCCCAAGTTTATAATGATAAAGGGTATAATGACAAAGCTATTGGACATTGCCAAAATGCCCTTAATTGCGCCCCTTTGGAGCATCAAAAAGATATTGAAAAAGCTCTTGCAGAACTGAAAAAAAGCTGA
- a CDS encoding DTW domain-containing protein, giving the protein MIYPKTIVLRHKKENLKKCSLRGLENRSDFQFLTYPKDIVPKLSQYIVLSFEGKPLSCEDEDKGLFIIDGTWKYAEVMARMTPAIKDMETRSLPAHFKTAYPRRQEDCPFEERGLASIEAIYIAYHILKRPLDSLLDSYFWKENFLKINDLP; this is encoded by the coding sequence ATGATTTATCCAAAAACAATAGTTTTAAGGCATAAAAAAGAAAATTTAAAAAAATGTTCTTTGCGAGGTCTTGAAAATCGTTCAGATTTTCAATTCCTTACTTATCCTAAAGACATAGTGCCAAAACTTTCTCAATATATCGTTCTTTCTTTTGAGGGTAAACCTTTGTCTTGCGAAGATGAAGACAAAGGCTTATTTATTATTGATGGAACGTGGAAGTATGCAGAAGTGATGGCTCGGATGACGCCGGCTATAAAAGATATGGAAACACGATCTTTGCCGGCTCATTTTAAAACGGCTTATCCAAGAAGACAGGAGGATTGTCCTTTCGAAGAGAGGGGCCTTGCGTCTATTGAAGCCATCTATATCGCCTACCATATTCTAAAAAGACCGCTTGACTCTCTGTTAGATAGTTATTTTTGGAAAGAGAATTTTTTAAAAATTAACGATCTGCCTTGA